Part of the Pseudomonas baltica genome is shown below.
TGGCCGTCTTCGCGAGCAAGCCTTGCTCCTGCAGGTGCACGCCGCACCTGTGGAAGCACAGCTCGCCCGCGACGAGGCCCGCTGGCCCAACACAGAATGTTCCTGAGCACTGCTACCTGGAGAATAAAAACAATGTCCCAGCCCCTGCGTTTCGCCCTGAATCGTATGGTTGCACCGCGTCTGTCGCTGCCCGACTTCATCGACCTGGCGGTGAGCCTCAAGGCCGATGCCATCGAGATCCGCAACGACCTCAACGGCATCGAGATCGAAGACGGCACCCCTGCCCAGGTGGTGCGTGAACTGTGCGAAGAGCGCGGCATCCGCGTGCTGTCGATCAACGCCCTGTATCCCTTCGATGTGTGGAACGACGAACGCCGCGCCCAGACCCTCAAGCTCGCCGCCTATGCCCGTGACTGCGGCGCCCAGGGGCTGGTGATGTGCCCGCGCAACGAGCACGCCGACCCACGCAGCCCCGCCGAACGCAATGCCGGTTTGCGTACGGCACTCACCGAACTGGCGCCGATCCTGCGCGAGCACGGCTTGCTGGGTTTCGTCGAGCCACTGGGTTTCGAAGAGTGCGCGCTGCGCTACAAGCGCATTGCGGTAGAAGCGATCAAGGCCATCGGCGGCCTGGATGTGTTCCGCCTGGTGCAC
Proteins encoded:
- a CDS encoding TIM barrel protein, yielding MSQPLRFALNRMVAPRLSLPDFIDLAVSLKADAIEIRNDLNGIEIEDGTPAQVVRELCEERGIRVLSINALYPFDVWNDERRAQTLKLAAYARDCGAQGLVMCPRNEHADPRSPAERNAGLRTALTELAPILREHGLLGFVEPLGFEECALRYKRIAVEAIKAIGGLDVFRLVHDTFHHHLASEHEFFPELTGLVHISGVEDAQAPLNTIRDGHRVLVGDGDILGNAAQLDTLLSTGYRGYVSFEPFAESVHGLSDIRQALAASMAHLRTALA